A stretch of Halocalculus aciditolerans DNA encodes these proteins:
- the ndk gene encoding nucleoside-diphosphate kinase — protein sequence MTERTFVMVKPDGVQRGLIGDVVSRLERKGLKMVGGKFMQIDEDLAHEHYGEHEGKPFFDGLVEFITSGPVFAMVWEGDDATRQVRRLMGATDAQEAAPGTIRGDYGNDLGHNIIHGSDHEDEGANEREIDLFFDEEELVDWDLSTADWVYE from the coding sequence ATGACCGAGCGCACCTTCGTCATGGTGAAGCCCGACGGCGTCCAGCGCGGCCTCATCGGCGACGTCGTCTCCCGCCTCGAACGCAAGGGCCTGAAGATGGTCGGCGGGAAGTTCATGCAGATCGACGAAGACCTCGCGCACGAGCATTACGGCGAGCACGAAGGCAAGCCGTTCTTCGACGGGCTCGTCGAGTTCATCACGTCTGGACCGGTGTTCGCGATGGTCTGGGAGGGCGACGACGCCACCCGTCAGGTCCGCCGCCTCATGGGCGCGACGGACGCACAGGAGGCCGCTCCCGGCACCATCCGCGGTGACTACGGGAACGACCTCGGACACAACATCATCCACGGCAGCGACCACGAGGACGAGGGCGCGAACGAGCGCGAAATCGACCTCTTCTTCGACGAGGAGGAACTCGTCGACTGGGACCTCTCCACCGCGGACTGGGTCTACGAGTAA
- a CDS encoding DUF456 family protein gives MGMLDANTALALLLVLGAVVVSIVPRVPASPFVLGGLALYWYSTDFMMVSPLELFGLLVGAVGVVAVEHYATRRIPVESDVTPRTALVALGIALVAYLVGGVPGLVLGVVATVAVENYLDDTPDDIGLRELPQEANPRTAVSNGVDQAIEDTTRTLVASGLQLAATAVFSAVFVATTKIA, from the coding sequence ATGGGAATGCTCGACGCGAACACCGCGCTCGCCCTCCTCCTCGTCCTCGGCGCGGTCGTCGTGAGCATCGTCCCCCGCGTCCCCGCCAGCCCGTTCGTCCTCGGCGGCCTCGCGCTCTACTGGTACTCGACGGACTTCATGATGGTGTCGCCGCTCGAACTCTTCGGGCTCCTCGTCGGCGCGGTCGGCGTCGTCGCCGTCGAGCACTACGCCACCCGCCGCATCCCGGTCGAGTCCGACGTCACGCCGCGGACGGCGCTCGTCGCGCTCGGCATCGCGCTCGTCGCCTACCTCGTCGGCGGCGTCCCCGGCCTCGTCCTCGGCGTCGTCGCCACCGTCGCCGTCGAGAACTACCTCGACGACACGCCCGACGACATCGGCCTCCGCGAACTCCCGCAGGAAGCGAACCCCCGAACGGCCGTGTCGAACGGCGTGGACCAGGCCATCGAGGACACCACGCGCACGCTCGTCGCGTCCGGCCTCCAGCTCGCCGCGACCGCCGTCTTCTCCGCCGTCTTCGTCGCCACCACGAAAATCGCGTAA
- a CDS encoding 50S ribosomal protein L24e: MPQTRECDYCGDDIEPGTGTMFVYNDGSTMHFCSSKCEKNADLDREPRDLEWTEEGQSAEGE; this comes from the coding sequence ATGCCTCAGACCAGAGAGTGTGACTACTGCGGCGACGACATCGAGCCCGGCACGGGCACGATGTTCGTCTACAACGACGGAAGCACCATGCACTTCTGCTCCTCGAAGTGCGAGAAGAACGCCGACCTCGACCGCGAACCCCGCGACCTCGAGTGGACCGAGGAAGGCCAGAGCGCAGAGGGCGAATAA
- a CDS encoding penicillin acylase family protein, which produces MSDDMTRRGLLGALAAGGAAAGTLAPVRGYLRDFAPFTGSTWAAADAGERALDSPHGAATVRYDDYGVPHVEGESEAALFYAVGYAQAADRLFQLDLQRRVMSGRLSEVVGAGTLGSDEFHRRMGFTEAAEATWAATAGTPAGDAVEAFAAGVNAFISDGPLPPEFGLLDYEPSEWTPADTMLMEKQIAWTLTGSFHSLRMARLRRELDADVVEALYPSRLDGVTPIIRDGAREDAALADRRPPDAAVPDGALVEWLSEFESPADIGSNSWGVRGDANATGRGALVANDPHLSLMAPPVWYEQHLAGAGLNVRGVTFPGVPFVVIGRNDRGAWSFTNVGADVLDCYTYETREGEYRYRGEWRAFDAATETIPVAGEGDRTMTRRETVHGPVLEREGAEVGVAWTGLAATRTTEAIYAFNESEGVDDVREATRKFDEPTQNLVYGDADGHLLYYATGAIPIRRTDGDVVRGDRVFDGSAGEGEWRGFTPYGTADWEGDGFVPFDEKPHLDDPAYVGTANQRVTDDSEHYLAAAYSDPYRGNRVYDLLDSRLAGGETVERAFVRGMQADTHDGRSDVLPRFLDAAGGMAGYAEDLSRLAGWDGRMDRESRAALVFAFWFDAYREAVADRVLADTDIDASDESYWPRDWVVHHLTPDSPVLDGVDDYAALVQDALQTAEERIAAAGYETYGDYNTTGVITHPFDQGFLNYPEHPTDGSRATLNNYARERADTGSPTGSSWRMAVDAGGDAECIVPGGNSGIFLSPHYRDQLRAWADTTYKDYALAVDGDVRFTFTEAER; this is translated from the coding sequence ATGAGCGACGACATGACGCGGCGCGGACTGCTGGGCGCGCTCGCGGCGGGCGGAGCGGCCGCGGGCACGCTCGCGCCGGTCCGCGGCTACCTCCGCGATTTCGCACCGTTCACGGGGTCGACGTGGGCGGCCGCCGACGCCGGGGAGCGCGCGCTCGACTCGCCGCACGGCGCGGCGACGGTGCGCTACGACGACTACGGCGTGCCGCACGTCGAGGGCGAGTCGGAGGCGGCGCTCTTCTACGCGGTCGGATACGCGCAGGCGGCCGACCGGCTCTTCCAACTCGACCTCCAGCGCCGCGTGATGTCGGGTCGGCTCTCGGAAGTCGTGGGCGCGGGAACGCTCGGCTCCGACGAGTTCCACCGCCGCATGGGGTTCACGGAAGCCGCGGAAGCGACGTGGGCTGCGACGGCGGGAACGCCGGCCGGGGACGCCGTCGAAGCGTTCGCGGCGGGCGTGAACGCCTTCATCAGTGACGGGCCGCTCCCGCCGGAGTTCGGCCTGCTCGACTACGAGCCCAGCGAGTGGACGCCCGCGGACACGATGCTGATGGAGAAGCAGATCGCGTGGACGCTCACGGGGAGTTTTCACTCCCTCCGGATGGCGCGCCTCCGCCGGGAGCTCGACGCAGACGTCGTCGAGGCGCTCTACCCGTCCCGGCTGGACGGCGTGACGCCGATTATCCGCGACGGGGCGCGCGAGGACGCCGCGCTCGCGGACCGCCGACCGCCGGACGCGGCCGTCCCGGACGGCGCGCTCGTCGAGTGGCTCTCCGAATTCGAATCACCCGCCGACATCGGGTCGAACTCCTGGGGCGTGCGGGGCGACGCGAACGCCACGGGGCGGGGTGCGCTCGTCGCGAACGACCCCCACCTCTCCCTGATGGCACCGCCCGTCTGGTACGAACAGCACCTCGCGGGCGCGGGGCTGAACGTCCGCGGCGTGACCTTCCCGGGCGTGCCGTTCGTCGTCATCGGCCGGAACGACCGCGGCGCGTGGTCCTTCACGAACGTCGGCGCGGACGTCCTCGACTGCTACACCTACGAGACGCGGGAGGGCGAATACCGCTACCGGGGCGAGTGGCGGGCGTTCGACGCGGCGACGGAGACGATTCCGGTCGCGGGCGAAGGGGACCGGACGATGACGCGGCGAGAGACCGTCCACGGGCCCGTGCTCGAACGCGAGGGCGCGGAGGTCGGCGTGGCGTGGACCGGCCTCGCGGCGACGCGGACGACCGAAGCCATCTACGCGTTCAACGAGAGCGAGGGCGTCGACGACGTCCGGGAGGCGACGCGGAAGTTCGACGAGCCGACGCAGAACCTCGTCTACGGGGACGCCGACGGCCACCTCCTCTACTACGCCACGGGCGCGATACCGATTCGGCGAACCGACGGCGACGTCGTCCGGGGCGACCGGGTCTTCGACGGCTCCGCCGGCGAGGGCGAGTGGCGCGGCTTCACGCCCTACGGGACCGCCGACTGGGAGGGCGACGGCTTCGTGCCGTTCGACGAGAAACCGCACCTCGACGACCCCGCCTACGTCGGCACGGCGAACCAGCGCGTCACGGATGACAGCGAGCACTATCTCGCGGCGGCGTACAGCGACCCCTACCGCGGGAACCGCGTCTACGACCTCCTCGACTCGCGACTCGCGGGTGGCGAGACCGTCGAGCGCGCGTTCGTCCGCGGGATGCAGGCCGACACGCACGACGGCCGGAGCGACGTTCTCCCCCGCTTCCTCGACGCCGCCGGCGGGATGGCCGGCTACGCAGAGGACCTGAGTCGGCTCGCGGGCTGGGACGGCCGCATGGACCGCGAGTCGCGGGCTGCGCTCGTCTTCGCGTTCTGGTTCGACGCGTACCGCGAGGCCGTCGCGGACCGCGTCCTCGCCGACACCGACATCGACGCGAGCGACGAATCCTACTGGCCGCGCGACTGGGTCGTCCACCACCTCACGCCCGACAGCCCCGTCCTCGACGGCGTCGACGACTACGCCGCGCTCGTCCAAGACGCCCTGCAAACCGCAGAAGAGCGTATTGCTGCCGCCGGCTACGAGACCTACGGCGACTACAACACGACGGGCGTCATCACGCACCCCTTCGACCAAGGCTTCCTCAACTACCCCGAACATCCGACCGATGGCTCTCGCGCGACGCTGAACAACTACGCTCGCGAGCGCGCCGACACCGGAAGCCCGACCGGGTCGAGCTGGCGGATGGCCGTCGACGCCGGCGGCGACGCCGAATGCATCGTCCCCGGCGGCAACTCCGGGATATTCCTCTCCCCGCACTACCGCGACCAGCTCCGCGCGTGGGCGGACACGACCTACAAGGACTACGCGCTCGCCGTCGACGGCGACGTGCGCTTCACGTTCACGGAGGCCGAGCGATGA
- a CDS encoding glutamate--tRNA ligase has product MDDELRERVRNAAEVNALYNALKHESDAQVGAIMGPLMGANPEFREHGDEIPGVIAPVVNEVNAMAEDEKRERLGELAPEKLEELEAEPEEEEEPTLPDLPNADEYEEIRMRCAPNPNGPWHIGHARMPSVIGTYADLYDGEFIVRFDDTDPETKRPKLWAYDQILEDIDYLGFEPAEVYRASDRLETYYEHARELIDLGGAYTCSCPAGEFSDLKNDGEACPHREKDTETVHEEFDAMVDGDFSSGEMVLRVKTDITHKNPALRDWVAFRMIDTPHPREEAEDYRCWPMLDFQSGVDDHLTGVTHIIRGIDLQDSAKRQRFVYDYFDWEYPEVLHWGHVQVDAYDVKMSTSTISELIDDGVLDGWDDPRAPTILSVRRRGIRGQALVDAMVELGVSTSNVDLAMSTVYANNRELVDDEAPRAFLVRDGFTPRGDADDREFEAVELPVSGGPDAAHPLVHPDHEERGERDIPVSGSVLLEARDLPAEGERVWLKGYGPVRYEGDELVYTDDDIDIVRDGTADVVHWVPGDENVRVRLRRMDGDVTGYAEPGYADYEPDDVAQFVRVGFARYDREDDDETVAYYAHP; this is encoded by the coding sequence ATGGACGACGAACTCCGCGAACGAGTGCGGAACGCGGCGGAGGTGAACGCGCTCTACAACGCGTTGAAACACGAGAGCGACGCGCAGGTCGGCGCGATCATGGGGCCGCTCATGGGCGCGAACCCCGAGTTCCGCGAGCACGGCGACGAGATCCCCGGCGTCATCGCGCCCGTCGTGAACGAGGTGAACGCGATGGCCGAGGACGAGAAGCGCGAGCGCCTCGGCGAACTCGCTCCGGAGAAGCTCGAAGAACTCGAAGCCGAGCCCGAAGAGGAGGAGGAGCCGACCCTCCCCGACCTCCCGAACGCCGACGAGTACGAGGAAATTCGGATGCGGTGTGCGCCGAACCCGAACGGCCCGTGGCACATCGGCCACGCCCGCATGCCCTCCGTCATCGGGACGTACGCCGACCTCTACGACGGCGAGTTCATCGTGCGCTTCGACGACACCGACCCGGAGACGAAACGTCCCAAGCTCTGGGCGTACGACCAGATCCTCGAGGACATCGACTACCTCGGCTTCGAGCCGGCGGAGGTCTACCGGGCGAGCGACCGCCTCGAAACCTACTACGAGCACGCCCGCGAGCTCATCGACCTCGGCGGTGCGTACACCTGCTCGTGTCCCGCCGGCGAGTTCAGCGACCTGAAGAACGACGGAGAGGCCTGCCCGCACCGCGAGAAGGACACAGAGACCGTCCACGAGGAGTTCGACGCGATGGTCGACGGCGACTTCTCCTCTGGTGAGATGGTGCTCCGCGTGAAGACCGACATCACGCACAAGAACCCCGCCCTCCGCGACTGGGTGGCGTTCCGCATGATCGACACCCCGCACCCGCGCGAGGAGGCCGAAGACTACCGGTGCTGGCCGATGCTCGACTTCCAGTCCGGCGTCGACGACCACCTGACCGGCGTGACGCACATCATCCGGGGCATCGACCTGCAGGACTCCGCGAAGCGCCAGCGCTTCGTCTACGACTACTTCGACTGGGAGTACCCCGAAGTCCTCCACTGGGGGCACGTCCAGGTGGACGCCTACGACGTGAAGATGAGCACGTCAACCATCTCGGAGCTCATCGACGACGGCGTTCTCGACGGCTGGGACGACCCGCGCGCCCCGACGATTCTGAGCGTCCGCCGGCGCGGCATCCGCGGGCAGGCCCTCGTGGACGCGATGGTCGAACTCGGCGTCTCCACGAGCAACGTCGACCTCGCCATGTCTACCGTCTACGCGAACAACCGCGAACTCGTCGACGACGAGGCCCCGCGCGCGTTCCTCGTCCGCGACGGCTTCACGCCGCGCGGCGACGCCGACGACCGCGAGTTCGAAGCCGTCGAACTCCCCGTCTCGGGCGGCCCCGACGCCGCACATCCGCTCGTCCACCCCGACCACGAGGAGCGCGGCGAGCGCGACATCCCCGTTTCCGGAAGCGTGCTCCTCGAAGCCCGCGACCTCCCCGCAGAGGGCGAGCGTGTCTGGCTGAAGGGCTACGGCCCCGTCCGCTACGAGGGCGACGAACTCGTCTACACGGACGACGACATCGACATCGTCCGCGACGGGACCGCCGACGTCGTCCACTGGGTCCCCGGCGACGAGAACGTCCGCGTCCGCCTCCGCCGGATGGACGGCGACGTCACCGGCTACGCCGAGCCCGGCTACGCCGACTACGAGCCCGACGACGTCGCGCAGTTCGTGCGCGTCGGCTTCGCGCGCTACGACCGCGAAGACGACGACGAGACGGTCGCGTACTACGCCCACCCGTAG
- a CDS encoding DUF456 family protein, whose amino-acid sequence MDLLAVVAVLFILAGMVASVLPLAPAGLVALTGVGFYWIATGFSKPGPLVLVVLVVLGVAAVVAETLSAGVFSKGGGASTRAALVGMGAGLVLFFFVGPLGVVIGVAAAVFAAEFHETRDAEGSVSAGVAAGVGVVAAAAIELALTGLMFLVFVLFAV is encoded by the coding sequence ATGGACCTGCTGGCTGTCGTCGCCGTGCTCTTCATCCTCGCCGGAATGGTCGCGAGCGTGCTCCCGCTCGCGCCGGCGGGGCTCGTCGCGCTCACCGGCGTCGGGTTCTACTGGATCGCGACCGGGTTCTCGAAGCCCGGGCCACTCGTCCTCGTCGTTCTCGTAGTGCTCGGCGTCGCCGCCGTCGTCGCGGAGACGCTGTCCGCCGGCGTCTTCTCGAAGGGCGGCGGAGCGTCGACGCGCGCCGCGCTCGTCGGGATGGGCGCGGGCCTCGTGCTCTTCTTCTTCGTCGGCCCGCTCGGCGTCGTCATCGGCGTCGCCGCCGCGGTCTTCGCCGCGGAGTTCCACGAGACCCGAGATGCGGAGGGGAGCGTCTCCGCGGGCGTCGCCGCGGGCGTCGGCGTCGTCGCCGCCGCCGCCATCGAGCTCGCGCTCACCGGCTTGATGTTCCTCGTCTTCGTCCTCTTCGCCGTCTGA
- the tmcA gene encoding tRNA(Met) cytidine acetyltransferase TmcA, which yields MFADAVDALLAEARATNERRLLVLRGGHDATLDAAADALDRAGVDRSNASLVGHRDALGCERIDPHHSAELLGTTRDVVVVDCHDETRPNALGRVAGAVDGGGLLVLCTPGFDDWPGHDDRFDEGLAVPPFETADVTGRFRERLADTLRAHRGVALVDVVRGEATAVEDTTRGEATAAEDVDAGVDTQGVVVEDDGLTHPAPRLASGSVEFPAEHAFPAAAYEACLTGDQVDAVHAFEALREADTAVVAEANRGRGKSSAAGIAAACLAAAGDDVLVTAPEYRNAREAFRRARSLLDALDELTGDPGENPRSIETAAGGRIWFERAPDVADADDPDVLLVDEAAALPVRLLEAFLDYSRVAFTTTVHGYEGAGRGFDVRFRDRLAESDHAATDVTLTDPIRYAAGDPVEAWVFHALLLDARPPVDPLVEDTAVASVEHRRVTPADLAADENLLRECFGLLVYAHYRTEPDDLARLLDAPNLTLHALTHDDHVVAVNLLAREGGLDADLRASMYTGSRVKGNMLPDVLTSQLRDEDAAEPVGERVMRIAAHHACRSRGLGSHLLGAVRDTLDCDWYGVGYGATPDLLSFWRENGFSTVHLSTTRNDSSGEYSALMLDPLTEKGEALHDRHAEWFARRVSDVLADALTDLDPDVARAAIAACDADHSLSLTDADWRVVAGAAYGSAMYAVDPRPFRELALHGLVDDAVRLDPDAQRLLVAKLLQLRAWDEVVEDFDYHSRGTAMRALGEALVPLVAAFGTEAARAERERYAE from the coding sequence ATGTTTGCGGACGCCGTCGACGCCCTCCTCGCGGAGGCGCGCGCGACGAACGAACGCCGCCTCCTCGTCCTCCGCGGCGGCCACGACGCCACGCTCGACGCCGCCGCCGACGCCCTCGACCGCGCGGGCGTCGACCGCTCGAACGCCTCCCTCGTCGGCCACCGCGACGCACTCGGCTGCGAGCGCATCGACCCCCACCACTCCGCCGAACTCCTCGGGACCACTCGGGACGTCGTCGTCGTGGACTGCCACGACGAGACGCGGCCGAACGCCCTCGGCCGCGTCGCCGGCGCGGTGGACGGCGGCGGCCTCCTCGTCCTCTGCACGCCCGGCTTCGACGACTGGCCCGGCCACGACGACCGCTTCGACGAGGGCCTCGCCGTCCCGCCCTTCGAGACGGCGGACGTCACCGGCCGGTTCCGCGAGCGGCTCGCCGACACCCTCCGCGCGCATCGCGGTGTCGCGCTCGTCGACGTCGTTCGAGGCGAAGCGACAGCCGTCGAGGACACCACGCGAGGCGAAGCGACAGCCGCCGAGGACGTCGACGCGGGCGTGGATACCCAGGGCGTCGTGGTCGAGGACGACGGTCTCACGCATCCCGCGCCGCGACTCGCGAGCGGGAGCGTCGAGTTCCCCGCGGAGCACGCGTTTCCGGCGGCGGCCTACGAGGCGTGTCTGACCGGCGACCAAGTCGACGCCGTACACGCGTTCGAGGCGCTCCGCGAGGCCGACACCGCCGTCGTCGCCGAGGCGAACAGAGGCAGAGGGAAGTCGAGCGCGGCGGGCATCGCCGCGGCCTGCCTCGCCGCAGCGGGCGACGACGTCCTCGTCACCGCGCCCGAGTACCGGAACGCCCGCGAGGCCTTCCGCCGCGCGCGCTCGCTCCTCGACGCGCTCGACGAACTCACCGGTGACCCCGGTGAGAACCCCCGAAGTATCGAGACGGCGGCGGGCGGCCGCATCTGGTTCGAGCGCGCGCCGGACGTCGCGGACGCCGACGACCCCGACGTCCTCCTCGTCGACGAGGCCGCCGCGCTCCCCGTCCGCCTCCTCGAAGCGTTCCTCGACTACTCGCGCGTCGCGTTCACGACCACCGTGCACGGCTACGAGGGCGCGGGGAGAGGGTTCGACGTCCGCTTCCGCGACCGCCTCGCCGAGAGCGACCACGCCGCCACCGACGTCACGCTCACCGACCCCATCCGGTACGCCGCCGGCGACCCCGTCGAGGCGTGGGTGTTCCACGCGCTCCTCCTCGACGCCCGCCCCCCGGTGGACCCGCTCGTCGAGGACACTGCCGTGGCGTCAGTCGAACATCGCCGCGTCACGCCCGCCGACCTCGCCGCGGACGAGAACCTCCTCCGAGAGTGTTTCGGGCTCCTCGTCTACGCCCACTACCGCACCGAACCCGATGACCTCGCGCGCCTCCTCGACGCCCCGAACCTCACCCTCCACGCGCTCACGCATGATGACCACGTCGTCGCCGTGAACCTCCTCGCCCGCGAGGGCGGCCTCGACGCCGACCTCCGAGCGTCGATGTACACCGGGTCGAGAGTAAAAGGGAACATGCTCCCGGACGTCCTCACGAGCCAACTCCGCGACGAGGACGCCGCCGAACCCGTCGGCGAGCGCGTGATGCGCATCGCCGCCCACCACGCCTGCCGCTCCCGCGGCCTCGGCAGTCACCTCCTCGGCGCGGTGCGAGACACCCTCGACTGTGACTGGTACGGCGTCGGCTACGGCGCGACCCCCGACCTCCTCTCCTTCTGGCGGGAGAACGGATTCTCGACCGTGCATCTCTCGACGACGCGGAACGACTCCAGCGGCGAGTACTCCGCGCTCATGCTCGACCCGCTCACCGAAAAGGGGGAAGCGCTCCACGACCGGCACGCGGAGTGGTTCGCCCGCCGGGTCTCGGACGTGCTCGCGGACGCGCTCACCGACCTCGACCCGGATGTCGCGCGCGCCGCCATCGCCGCCTGCGACGCCGACCACTCGCTCTCGCTCACCGACGCGGACTGGCGCGTCGTCGCCGGCGCGGCCTACGGCTCCGCGATGTACGCCGTCGACCCCCGGCCCTTCAGGGAGCTCGCCCTCCACGGGCTGGTCGACGACGCCGTCCGGCTGGACCCGGACGCCCAGCGCCTCCTCGTGGCGAAACTCCTCCAGCTCCGCGCGTGGGACGAGGTCGTCGAGGACTTCGACTATCACTCGCGGGGGACGGCGATGCGCGCGCTCGGCGAGGCGCTCGTGCCGCTCGTGGCCGCCTTCGGGACGGAGGCGGCGCGGGCGGAACGCGAGCGGTACGCGGAGTGA
- the rpl7ae gene encoding 50S ribosomal protein L7Ae, giving the protein MSVYVDYDVPADLAERALEALEVARDTGAVKKGTNETTKAVERGNANLVFIAEDVSPEEIVMHLPELADEKGIGYIFVDTQDELGAAAGLEVGSAAAAITDAGDAEDDVEDISAKIADLQ; this is encoded by the coding sequence ATGTCAGTATACGTAGACTACGACGTGCCGGCCGACCTCGCAGAGCGAGCCCTCGAGGCCCTCGAGGTCGCCCGGGACACCGGTGCCGTGAAGAAAGGAACGAACGAAACCACGAAAGCCGTCGAGCGCGGCAACGCAAACCTCGTCTTCATCGCCGAGGACGTCTCCCCCGAGGAGATCGTCATGCACCTGCCCGAGCTCGCCGACGAGAAGGGCATCGGCTACATCTTCGTCGACACGCAGGACGAGCTCGGCGCGGCAGCCGGCCTCGAAGTCGGCAGCGCCGCCGCGGCCATCACGGACGCCGGCGACGCCGAGGACGACGTGGAAGACATCTCCGCCAAAATCGCGGACCTCCAGTAA
- a CDS encoding inorganic phosphate transporter has translation MVSVAVVLGIALVAALFMSFTVGANSNSAPVAPAVGANALSVLRAALLVGVVAGLGAILQGGSISETIGKDLVTGVTITPLAAAAALLTAATLITIGNARGYPIPSAFTVTGAMIGSGVALGGGFAVDEYTIILGFWLAIPLVEGVLAYLLARTLRSDHVAETAAVPALAGLVGFALGNIQLTVIPTASGAQGSLARYVATTYDVLPTAVVGSYTLGMVAVSALVGVGALLATRAFVVRDEAAGINRFLVALGLVVVFTSGGSQVGLATGPLESVFETDLGLPALYLLALGGVGILLGAWIRGPRLVQAVSNEYATLGPRRSIAALVPAFLVAQVAIVFGIPISFNKVMIASIVGSGLAAGSSGGDNVSPRKIGVTVGSWVGSMAAGGVLSFALYRVLAVVFGAS, from the coding sequence ATGGTGTCGGTCGCCGTCGTGCTCGGTATCGCGCTCGTCGCCGCGCTGTTCATGTCGTTCACGGTGGGTGCGAACAGTAACTCCGCGCCGGTCGCGCCCGCGGTCGGGGCGAACGCCCTGTCCGTTCTCCGCGCGGCGCTCCTCGTGGGCGTCGTCGCGGGGCTCGGCGCGATTCTTCAGGGCGGCAGCATCTCGGAGACAATCGGGAAAGATCTCGTCACGGGCGTCACGATCACGCCGCTCGCCGCCGCGGCCGCCCTGCTCACTGCCGCCACCCTCATCACCATCGGGAACGCCCGCGGCTACCCCATCCCGTCGGCGTTCACGGTGACGGGCGCGATGATCGGGTCGGGGGTGGCGCTCGGCGGCGGGTTCGCCGTCGACGAGTACACGATCATCCTCGGGTTCTGGCTCGCCATCCCACTCGTCGAAGGCGTGCTCGCCTACCTGCTCGCGCGGACGCTCCGTAGCGACCACGTGGCGGAGACGGCGGCGGTTCCCGCGCTCGCGGGTCTGGTCGGATTCGCGCTCGGGAACATCCAGTTGACGGTGATCCCGACCGCGTCGGGTGCGCAGGGGTCGCTCGCGCGGTACGTCGCGACCACGTACGACGTTCTCCCGACGGCGGTCGTCGGGTCGTACACGCTCGGGATGGTCGCGGTGAGCGCGCTCGTGGGTGTCGGCGCGCTCCTCGCAACCCGCGCGTTCGTCGTGCGGGACGAGGCCGCCGGCATCAATCGGTTCCTCGTCGCGCTCGGGCTCGTCGTCGTGTTCACGAGCGGCGGGAGTCAAGTCGGGCTGGCGACAGGACCACTCGAGTCCGTCTTCGAGACCGACCTCGGGCTCCCCGCGCTCTATCTGCTGGCGCTCGGCGGCGTCGGCATCTTGCTCGGCGCGTGGATTCGGGGGCCGCGGCTCGTGCAGGCGGTATCGAACGAGTACGCCACGCTCGGGCCGCGGCGCTCCATCGCCGCGCTCGTCCCCGCGTTCCTCGTCGCGCAGGTCGCCATCGTGTTCGGCATCCCTATCTCGTTCAACAAGGTGATGATCGCGAGCATCGTGGGGAGCGGGCTTGCCGCCGGGTCGTCCGGCGGGGACAACGTCTCTCCGCGGAAGATCGGCGTGACGGTCGGGTCGTGGGTGGGGTCGATGGCGGCCGGGGGCGTGTTGAGCTTCGCGCTCTACCGCGTGCTCGCCGTCGTGTTCGGCGCGAGCTAG
- a CDS encoding 30S ribosomal protein S28e has protein sequence MSAEEDPASDSTSAEVIEVVGKTGMHGEAMQVKCRIREGENQGRIITRNVLGPARVGDVVQLRETAREADSIGGQ, from the coding sequence ATGAGCGCAGAAGAGGACCCGGCGTCTGACTCCACCTCCGCCGAAGTCATCGAGGTCGTCGGTAAGACCGGGATGCACGGCGAAGCGATGCAGGTGAAGTGCCGAATCCGCGAGGGCGAGAACCAGGGCCGCATCATCACGCGGAACGTCCTCGGCCCCGCGCGGGTCGGTGACGTCGTTCAGCTCCGCGAGACGGCCCGCGAAGCCGACTCCATCGGAGGACAATAA